In Gossypium raimondii isolate GPD5lz unplaced genomic scaffold, ASM2569854v1 Contig00288, whole genome shotgun sequence, the following are encoded in one genomic region:
- the LOC128038470 gene encoding 30S ribosomal protein S7, chloroplastic-like → MSRRGTAEEKTAKSDPIYRNRLVNMLVNRILKHGKKSLAYQIIYRALKKIQQKTETNPLSVLRQAIRGVTPDIAVKARRVGGSTHQVPIEIGSTQGKALAIRWLLGILKTSGSKYGFQIKFRISGCCQRSGDAIRKKEETHRMAEANRAFAHFR, encoded by the coding sequence ATGTCACGTCGAGGTACTGCAGAAGAAAAAACTGCAAAATCCGATCCAATTTATCGTAATCGATTAGTTAACATGTTGGTTAACCGTATTCTGAAACACGGAAAAAAATCATTGGCTTATCAAATTATCTATCGAGCCTTGAaaaagattcaacaaaagaCAGAAACAAATCCACTATCTGTTTTACGTCAAGCAATACGTGGAGTAACTCCTGATATAGCAGTAAAAGCAAGACGTGTAGGCGGATCGACTCATCAAGTTCCCATTGAAATAGGATCCACACAAGGAAAAGCACTTGCCATTCGTTGGTTATTAGGCATCCTGAAAACGTCCGGGTCGAAATATGGCTTTCAAATTAAGTTCCGAATTAGTGGATGCTGCCAAAGGAGTGGCGATGCCATACGCAAAAAGGAAGAGACTCATAGAATGGCAGAGGCAAATAGAGCTTTTGCACATTTTCGTTAA